A region of Kribbella sp. NBC_01245 DNA encodes the following proteins:
- a CDS encoding DUF418 domain-containing protein produces MTTSGLAPRLRIHDVDALRGFALLGILLVNITFAASGYPIHVIEDPSYDSGLDHVVRWLSSTFVDMKFYLLFSFLFGYSFQLQLEAAQRAGAAFKPRMLRRLGGLFVIGWLHMVFLITGDILTVYALIGLILLAMHKVKDKTALYVALGIYVWLLFAMGSTGLFMDTSAMFDPAASLVAAQETTANLGGSFGDVIGEHLKALPLYGLSQVTLQGPTTLAALLIGMVAGRRRLLSNVTGQEPVLRKIQLIGFPVGILGGAIYASSGGNGDVLGVLASVMTAPLLAAAYVATMLRFFHSDRGTSLGKALAPAGRMALSNYIGQSVATLLIFTGVGFGLVGQVSPLEMVVIAFAIFGAQMVLSRIWLNQYTYGPVEGVLRGITNGTRPTWRKGVTTS; encoded by the coding sequence ATGACTACTTCCGGACTCGCGCCACGGTTGCGCATTCACGATGTCGACGCCTTGCGCGGGTTCGCGCTGCTCGGCATCCTCCTGGTCAACATCACGTTCGCGGCCTCGGGTTATCCGATCCACGTGATCGAGGATCCGTCGTACGACTCGGGGCTGGACCACGTGGTGCGCTGGCTCAGCAGCACGTTCGTGGACATGAAGTTCTACCTCTTGTTCTCGTTCCTGTTCGGCTACAGCTTCCAGCTCCAGTTGGAGGCGGCCCAACGGGCGGGCGCCGCGTTCAAGCCGCGGATGCTGCGCCGACTCGGCGGGCTGTTCGTGATCGGCTGGCTGCACATGGTCTTCCTGATCACCGGTGACATCCTCACCGTCTACGCGCTGATCGGCCTTATTTTGCTGGCGATGCATAAGGTCAAGGACAAGACCGCGTTATACGTTGCCCTTGGCATCTATGTCTGGCTGCTGTTCGCGATGGGCTCGACCGGGCTGTTCATGGACACCTCGGCCATGTTCGATCCGGCCGCCTCGCTGGTCGCAGCCCAGGAGACCACGGCGAACCTCGGTGGCAGCTTCGGCGATGTGATCGGTGAGCACCTGAAGGCGCTGCCGCTCTACGGGCTTTCCCAGGTCACGCTGCAGGGTCCGACCACGCTGGCCGCGCTGCTGATCGGTATGGTCGCCGGACGTCGCCGCCTGCTGTCGAACGTCACCGGCCAGGAGCCCGTACTGCGGAAGATCCAGCTGATCGGCTTCCCCGTCGGCATCCTCGGCGGCGCGATCTACGCCTCCAGCGGCGGCAACGGCGACGTCCTCGGCGTACTCGCCAGCGTGATGACCGCACCCCTCCTGGCCGCGGCGTACGTCGCGACGATGCTCCGGTTCTTCCACAGCGACCGCGGCACGAGCCTCGGTAAGGCGCTGGCCCCGGCCGGCCGGATGGCGCTGTCGAACTACATCGGCCAGTCGGTCGCCACGCTGCTCATCTTCACCGGTGTCGGCTTCGGCCTCGTCGGCCAGGTCTCGCCGCTGGAGATGGTCGTGATCGCCTTCGCGATCTTCGGGGCGCAGATGGTGCTCAGCCGGATCTGGCTGAACCAGTACACCTACGGCCCGGTCGAAGGCGTGCTGCGCGGCATCACCAATGGCACTCGCCCCACTTGGCGTAAGGGCGTCACCACCAGCTGA
- a CDS encoding class I SAM-dependent methyltransferase, with translation MNDYRTINRANWDERAPAHAASADYGLQQFVDDPAYVGSVVRFDVPRLGDVRGLRGVHLQCHIGTDTIGLSRLGARMSGLDFSPAAIAEARELVRRTGDEVDFHEADVYDAVEVLGAGEFDLVFTGIGALCWLPSVARWAEVVAGLLKPGGRLFIREGHPMLWALDDARTDGLVTVGYPYFEQAEATVFDAPGTYVETETVFAHTVTHEWNHGLGQIVTALFEAGLQLTGLVEHDSVPWEALPGLMTQTDVGEWRLTDRPERLAASYTLQAVKPG, from the coding sequence GTGAACGACTACCGCACGATCAACCGGGCCAACTGGGACGAACGCGCACCCGCGCATGCGGCGTCGGCCGACTACGGGCTGCAGCAATTCGTGGACGACCCGGCGTACGTCGGCAGCGTGGTGCGGTTCGACGTGCCACGGCTGGGTGACGTTCGCGGTCTCCGCGGCGTACATCTGCAGTGTCACATCGGCACTGACACGATCGGGCTGTCCCGGTTGGGCGCGCGGATGTCCGGGCTCGACTTCTCGCCGGCCGCGATCGCCGAGGCACGCGAGCTGGTCCGCCGTACCGGTGATGAGGTGGATTTCCACGAGGCCGATGTGTACGACGCGGTGGAGGTCCTCGGCGCGGGTGAGTTCGACCTGGTCTTCACCGGGATCGGGGCGCTCTGCTGGCTACCGAGCGTGGCGCGGTGGGCCGAGGTGGTCGCGGGTCTGCTGAAGCCGGGCGGCCGCTTGTTCATCCGGGAGGGCCACCCGATGCTGTGGGCGCTCGACGACGCCCGGACCGACGGCCTGGTGACGGTCGGCTACCCGTATTTCGAGCAGGCCGAAGCGACCGTCTTCGACGCACCGGGCACGTACGTCGAGACGGAGACCGTGTTCGCCCACACCGTGACCCACGAGTGGAACCACGGTCTGGGCCAGATCGTGACGGCCTTGTTCGAGGCCGGGCTGCAGCTCACCGGCCTGGTCGAGCACGACAGCGTGCCCTGGGAGGCCCTGCCCGGGCTGATGACCCAGACAGACGTCGGCGAATGGCGACTGACCGACCGCCCGGAGCGGCTCGCGGCGTCGTACACCCTGCAGGCCGTCAAACCAGGCTGA
- a CDS encoding sigma-70 family RNA polymerase sigma factor, producing MSEQEWLATQFEANRPHLRAVAYRMLGSLPEAEDAVQEGWLRLSRSDTTAVDNLGGWLTTVVSRVCLDMLRSRKTRREDSLDAKAGELAERADGVDPQQEAQLADSVGLALLVVLEMLTPAERLAFVLHDLFAMPFEEIADVIDKSPAATRQLASRARRRVQGNPVVPEQDLAQRRRVVEAFLAAARGGDFEGLVAVLDPDVVLRSDGRIPKILRGAREVASQAALYSKRAGFSRSALVNGSAGFVVAPGGRLMSVFAFTFTDDGRISEIDVITDPARLANLDLGVLG from the coding sequence ATGAGCGAACAAGAGTGGCTGGCGACGCAGTTCGAGGCGAATCGGCCGCATCTGCGAGCGGTGGCGTACCGGATGCTCGGGTCGTTGCCCGAAGCCGAGGACGCGGTCCAGGAGGGTTGGCTGCGGCTGAGCCGTTCGGACACGACGGCTGTGGATAACCTCGGCGGCTGGCTCACGACCGTGGTGTCGCGCGTCTGTCTGGACATGTTGCGCAGCCGCAAGACCCGGCGCGAGGACTCGCTGGACGCCAAGGCGGGCGAGCTCGCCGAACGCGCGGATGGCGTCGATCCGCAGCAGGAGGCCCAGCTCGCGGACTCGGTCGGCCTCGCGCTGCTCGTCGTACTGGAGATGCTGACGCCGGCGGAACGGCTCGCGTTCGTCCTGCATGACCTGTTCGCGATGCCCTTCGAGGAGATCGCGGACGTCATCGACAAGTCGCCCGCCGCCACGCGCCAGCTGGCGAGCCGCGCCCGTCGCCGGGTGCAGGGCAATCCGGTCGTGCCCGAACAGGACCTCGCCCAGCGCCGACGCGTCGTCGAGGCATTCCTCGCGGCAGCCCGTGGCGGCGATTTCGAAGGCCTGGTCGCGGTGCTCGATCCCGACGTCGTGCTCCGGTCCGACGGCCGCATACCCAAGATCCTCCGGGGCGCGCGCGAGGTCGCGAGCCAGGCGGCGCTGTACTCCAAGCGGGCCGGGTTCTCCCGTTCGGCGCTGGTCAACGGGTCGGCTGGTTTTGTGGTGGCACCGGGTGGACGGTTGATGTCGGTGTTCGCCTTCACGTTCACCGACGACGGGCGGATCAGCGAGATCGACGTCATCACCGACCCGGCCCGTCTCGCCAACCTCGACCTGGGCGTCCTCGGCTGA
- a CDS encoding phosphodiester glycosidase family protein, which translates to MPSSARKTSRRLVTGVLAGALASTLVLPTATAAPSQEPDPQARLAAAGVAEAHPGSSAASDIPDVALAPPGEGLVTRRSDSPVAPGVTYTSFDRLDARGWLRGDILVADLDAGGVKVDYLNPGTVSGREVLSQQVARKGAIAGVNGDFFDINDTGAPVGVGIERDADGGAGRLVNAPKTGHNESAVIGADGIGRIAQVFLTGTAADDDGSKLDLTNLNSPEVTAGGIGLYTSQWGATPRTRTVDGVAAVREIILRNGVVVSSNTSAGTTPLAAGELALIGRDAGATALTAFEPGETIDVNYGPRSDAAEIAVGISGNKQLARDGQVLNVDDSVMHPRTAIGFSADGRRMVLLTIDGRMADSRGLTEYELGRLMLDLGSDDVLNLDGGGSSTMLKRSPGEVTPEVVNKPSDGAERLTPNGLGLLAVKGSGLLKGFRIEATGTADAAADADLGHSSRVLTGLSRVLAGRGHDETYAAVAGAPQWFVGSNARLTSANGTAIVTGVRAGEATVIASRAQAHGRFPLTVIGKPARLAPSTRQLSLPGTFSINGYDADGFATWVEPRPQARVRRQPSQRGCQGQWVCRHRDRHRAGIDRDQGESRRSGHGTRRHRRVDRPGRR; encoded by the coding sequence ATGCCGTCGTCCGCCCGTAAGACCTCCCGCCGACTGGTGACTGGTGTGCTCGCCGGAGCACTGGCCTCCACGCTGGTCCTGCCAACTGCCACCGCGGCGCCGTCCCAGGAGCCTGACCCGCAAGCAAGGTTGGCCGCGGCCGGAGTCGCGGAAGCACATCCGGGTTCGTCGGCCGCCTCGGACATTCCCGACGTCGCGCTGGCGCCGCCGGGCGAGGGCCTGGTCACGCGGCGCTCGGACAGCCCGGTCGCGCCTGGCGTGACGTACACCAGTTTCGATCGCCTCGACGCGCGCGGCTGGTTGCGTGGCGACATCCTGGTCGCGGACCTGGACGCAGGTGGTGTGAAGGTCGACTACCTCAACCCGGGCACGGTCTCCGGGCGCGAGGTGCTCAGTCAGCAGGTCGCTCGCAAGGGCGCGATCGCCGGCGTCAACGGCGACTTCTTCGACATCAACGACACCGGTGCGCCCGTCGGTGTCGGGATCGAGCGCGACGCCGATGGTGGCGCCGGTCGGCTGGTGAACGCGCCCAAGACCGGTCACAACGAGTCCGCCGTGATCGGTGCCGACGGGATCGGCCGGATCGCGCAGGTCTTCCTCACCGGGACGGCCGCGGATGACGACGGCAGCAAGCTCGACCTGACCAACCTGAACTCGCCCGAGGTCACGGCCGGCGGCATCGGCCTCTACACCTCGCAGTGGGGCGCGACGCCGCGCACGCGGACGGTCGACGGTGTCGCCGCCGTACGCGAGATCATCCTCCGCAACGGCGTGGTCGTCTCGAGCAACACTTCAGCCGGTACGACGCCACTCGCCGCCGGGGAACTCGCCCTGATCGGACGCGACGCCGGCGCCACCGCGCTGACCGCCTTCGAACCAGGCGAGACCATCGACGTGAACTACGGCCCGCGCAGCGATGCCGCGGAGATCGCCGTCGGCATCAGCGGCAACAAGCAGCTCGCCCGCGACGGGCAGGTCCTGAACGTCGACGACAGCGTTATGCATCCGCGGACCGCGATCGGGTTCTCCGCCGACGGCCGCCGGATGGTGTTGCTCACGATCGACGGGCGGATGGCCGATTCGCGTGGCCTGACAGAATATGAACTAGGCCGCCTAATGCTCGACCTCGGCTCGGACGACGTGCTGAACCTCGACGGTGGCGGTTCGTCCACGATGCTCAAGCGCTCACCCGGTGAGGTCACGCCCGAGGTCGTCAACAAGCCGTCCGACGGCGCCGAGCGCCTCACGCCGAACGGCCTCGGACTCCTTGCGGTAAAGGGATCCGGACTCCTCAAGGGCTTCCGCATCGAGGCGACCGGAACGGCCGATGCCGCCGCGGACGCCGATCTCGGCCACAGCTCCCGCGTGCTGACCGGCCTGAGCCGCGTTCTCGCCGGACGGGGTCATGACGAGACGTACGCCGCTGTCGCCGGTGCGCCGCAGTGGTTCGTCGGTTCCAACGCACGCCTCACTTCGGCGAACGGCACCGCGATCGTGACCGGCGTTCGCGCGGGTGAGGCCACGGTGATCGCGTCGCGTGCGCAGGCCCACGGGCGCTTCCCGCTCACGGTGATCGGCAAGCCCGCGCGCCTCGCGCCGTCGACGCGCCAGCTCTCGCTGCCCGGCACGTTCAGCATCAACGGGTACGACGCCGACGGCTTCGCCACCTGGGTCGAACCGCGACCTCAAGCTCGAGTACGACGCCAGCCAAGTCAACGTGGTTGCCAAGGGCAATGGGTTTGCCGTCACCGCGATCGGCACCGAGCCGGTATCGACCGTGATCAAGGCGAAAGCCGCCGGTCTGGTCACGGAACTCGTCGTCACCGCCGGGTTGACCGCCCAGGTCGTCGATGA
- a CDS encoding DUF2848 domain-containing protein: protein MMLKFRLAGGGEREIPVRYALNAGYAGRDTAQVQHHVDELADLGVPAPSRIPTLYPLSATLVSRPEVVQVPHGRTSGEAEWALVVGDGPDDLLLTVACDHTDRALEVHGVAWSKQSAPDVVGDVAWRLSEVEHELDEFTLKAWVRHGEDEQLIQDGTLAQLLPPSYWVKELGDQLKPGTVLLSGTIPMIAGVDQFADGWRVELTDPRGVTSKISYSVEQLAPAWD, encoded by the coding sequence ATGATGCTGAAATTCCGGCTGGCCGGTGGTGGTGAGCGGGAGATCCCGGTCCGGTACGCGCTCAACGCGGGCTACGCGGGGCGTGATACCGCTCAAGTCCAGCACCATGTGGACGAGTTGGCTGACCTCGGCGTACCGGCTCCGAGCCGTATTCCGACGCTCTACCCGCTGTCGGCGACTCTGGTGAGTAGGCCGGAGGTGGTCCAGGTTCCGCACGGTAGGACGTCTGGCGAGGCCGAGTGGGCGCTAGTCGTTGGGGACGGGCCGGACGATCTACTGCTGACCGTGGCGTGCGACCACACTGACCGGGCGCTCGAGGTTCACGGGGTCGCCTGGAGTAAGCAGTCGGCGCCCGATGTGGTTGGGGATGTCGCTTGGCGGTTGAGTGAGGTCGAGCACGAGTTGGACGAGTTCACGCTTAAGGCGTGGGTTAGGCACGGGGAGGACGAGCAGCTCATCCAGGACGGGACGCTCGCCCAGTTGCTGCCCCCGTCGTACTGGGTGAAGGAGTTGGGGGATCAGCTCAAGCCCGGCACTGTGCTGTTGAGCGGGACCATCCCGATGATCGCGGGTGTGGACCAGTTCGCAGACGGCTGGCGGGTCGAGCTGACGGATCCGCGCGGTGTCACCAGCAAGATCTCCTACTCGGTAGAGCAACTCGCACCGGCCTGGGATTGA
- a CDS encoding dihydrofolate reductase family protein has translation MGSIKSSLFISLDGVIESPETWHFDYFDDEMGAVVGALMGEADATLLGRQTYEEFAGYWPSADPNDPITAQMNGARKYVVSNSLTDAEWENSSVVSGDVAAELTALKQDKVLGTTGSATLVRWMLEQRLVDELHLLVHPVVVGSGKKLFADGAKVPLDLVSATTFKTGVLHLVYAPTAATEPAATESTDPAAS, from the coding sequence ATGGGATCGATCAAGTCCAGCCTCTTCATCTCGCTCGACGGCGTCATCGAGTCGCCCGAGACGTGGCACTTCGACTACTTCGACGACGAGATGGGAGCGGTTGTCGGCGCGTTGATGGGCGAGGCCGACGCGACGCTGCTGGGTCGGCAGACGTACGAGGAGTTCGCCGGCTACTGGCCGAGCGCTGACCCCAACGACCCGATCACCGCGCAGATGAACGGCGCCCGCAAGTACGTCGTATCGAACAGCCTGACCGACGCGGAGTGGGAGAACTCGAGCGTCGTCAGCGGTGACGTCGCGGCCGAGCTGACCGCGCTCAAGCAGGACAAGGTGCTCGGTACGACCGGCAGCGCCACGTTGGTGCGCTGGATGCTCGAGCAGCGCCTGGTCGACGAGCTGCATCTGCTGGTGCACCCGGTGGTGGTCGGCAGCGGTAAGAAGCTGTTCGCCGACGGCGCGAAGGTGCCGCTCGACCTCGTCAGCGCCACCACGTTCAAGACCGGCGTCCTCCACCTCGTCTACGCCCCAACCGCCGCGACCGAGCCCGCCGCGACCGAGTCGACCGACCCAGCCGCCTCCTGA
- a CDS encoding Fpg/Nei family DNA glycosylase, translating to MPELPEVESLAAFLRERAVERAIVRADITAISALKTYDPPISSLVGLLIDDVQRHGKFLDISAQGVHLVVHLARAGWLRWREEQSTTLVRPGKGPIACRVVLDDGSGFDLTEAGTQKKLAVYVVRDPLEVPGIAKLGPDPFTLTAADFGEILKAAGRVQLKGVLRNQSVIAGIGNAYSDEILHVAKMSPFKPASNLSTDELTQLYDAMRATLEDAVKRSAGLAAQDLKSEKKSGLRVHGRKGQKCPVCGDTIREVSFADSSLQYCATCQTGGKPLADRRLSKLLK from the coding sequence ATGCCCGAGTTGCCGGAGGTGGAGTCCCTGGCGGCGTTCCTGCGGGAGCGTGCCGTCGAGCGGGCGATCGTGCGTGCCGACATCACCGCGATCAGCGCACTGAAGACCTACGACCCGCCGATCTCGTCTTTGGTGGGCCTGCTGATCGACGACGTCCAGCGGCACGGCAAGTTCCTGGACATCTCGGCCCAGGGCGTGCACCTGGTCGTGCACCTGGCCCGCGCGGGCTGGCTGCGCTGGCGCGAGGAGCAGTCGACCACCCTGGTCAGACCGGGCAAGGGCCCGATCGCCTGCCGCGTGGTGCTCGACGACGGCTCGGGTTTCGACCTCACCGAGGCCGGCACCCAGAAAAAGCTCGCGGTGTACGTCGTTCGCGATCCGCTGGAGGTCCCCGGTATCGCGAAGCTCGGGCCGGATCCGTTCACCCTGACCGCGGCGGACTTCGGCGAGATCCTCAAGGCGGCCGGCCGCGTCCAGCTCAAGGGCGTGCTGCGCAACCAGTCGGTCATCGCGGGTATCGGCAACGCCTACTCCGACGAGATCCTGCACGTGGCGAAGATGAGCCCGTTCAAACCGGCGTCGAACCTCAGCACCGACGAGCTCACCCAGCTGTACGACGCGATGCGCGCGACCCTCGAGGACGCGGTCAAACGCTCGGCCGGCCTCGCCGCCCAGGACCTCAAGTCCGAGAAGAAGAGCGGCCTGCGCGTGCACGGCCGCAAAGGCCAGAAGTGCCCGGTCTGCGGCGACACCATCCGCGAGGTCAGCTTCGCCGACTCCTCCCTCCAGTACTGCGCCACCTGCCAAACCGGCGGCAAACCCCTAGCCGACCGCCGCCTCTCCAAACTCCTCAAATGA
- a CDS encoding MFS transporter has product MSTATTERRSLYKAFAASLSGTSLEWYDFAVYSSAAALVFGDLFFPTSDPLTGTLQAFATYAVGYVARPLGGIVFGRLGDVIGRKKVLVATLLLIGIATFFIGLLPTHAQAGAIAPALLVFLRFVQGVGVGGEWGGAVLLSSEFSKPGERGFWASAAQVGPPLGTLMANGVLAVLAGALSEEAFLSWGWRVAFLLSAVLVAFGLFIRARLEETPVFRELEARGDRPTAPVTEVLRTQTRPLIAAILARVGPDVLYAMFAVFVLTYATKELGMTRGQAVTAVLVGSAFQVGLIPLAGWLSDKYGRRLVYGIGAVGGAIWSVVFFAMASSLATVLPGVVVGLFFHSLMYGPQAAFVSEQFTARLRYTGSSLGYTFAGIIGGAIAPLAFTYLLAKTGTGYVIAAYIIVACAITLVGLALGRAVVDDVDEIPATEGVVSPA; this is encoded by the coding sequence ATGTCCACCGCCACCACAGAGCGCCGGAGTCTCTATAAAGCGTTCGCCGCGAGCCTCTCCGGCACCTCGCTGGAGTGGTACGACTTCGCCGTCTACAGCTCCGCCGCCGCCCTGGTCTTCGGCGACCTCTTCTTCCCGACCAGCGACCCGCTGACCGGCACCCTGCAGGCGTTCGCGACGTACGCCGTGGGGTACGTCGCGCGGCCGCTCGGCGGGATCGTCTTCGGCCGGCTCGGCGACGTCATCGGCCGGAAGAAGGTGCTGGTGGCGACGTTGTTGCTGATCGGCATCGCGACCTTCTTCATCGGCCTGCTACCGACACACGCGCAGGCTGGAGCGATCGCGCCCGCCCTGCTGGTCTTCCTCCGCTTCGTGCAAGGCGTCGGCGTCGGCGGCGAGTGGGGTGGCGCCGTACTGCTGAGCAGCGAGTTCAGCAAGCCCGGCGAGCGCGGTTTCTGGGCCTCCGCGGCGCAAGTCGGCCCGCCACTCGGCACGCTGATGGCGAACGGCGTCCTCGCCGTACTCGCCGGGGCCCTCTCGGAAGAGGCGTTCCTGAGTTGGGGTTGGCGCGTCGCATTCCTGCTTTCCGCCGTACTCGTCGCGTTCGGGTTGTTCATCCGCGCCCGCCTCGAGGAGACGCCCGTCTTCCGTGAGCTCGAGGCGCGGGGCGATCGGCCGACGGCGCCCGTCACCGAGGTGCTGCGCACGCAGACCCGGCCGTTGATCGCGGCCATCCTGGCTCGGGTCGGACCAGACGTGCTCTACGCGATGTTCGCCGTCTTCGTCCTCACCTACGCCACCAAGGAACTCGGCATGACGCGCGGTCAGGCCGTCACCGCCGTACTGGTCGGATCCGCCTTCCAGGTCGGCCTGATCCCGTTGGCCGGATGGCTTTCCGACAAGTACGGCCGGCGCCTGGTCTACGGCATCGGCGCGGTCGGCGGCGCGATCTGGAGCGTGGTGTTCTTCGCGATGGCCTCGTCCCTGGCGACGGTACTGCCTGGGGTCGTGGTCGGGTTGTTCTTCCACTCACTGATGTACGGCCCGCAGGCGGCGTTCGTCTCGGAGCAGTTCACGGCCCGCCTTCGGTACACCGGCAGCTCGCTCGGCTACACGTTCGCGGGGATCATCGGTGGCGCCATCGCACCGCTGGCCTTCACGTATCTGCTGGCGAAGACCGGCACCGGGTACGTCATCGCGGCGTACATCATCGTGGCGTGCGCGATCACGCTCGTTGGGCTGGCGCTCGGCCGGGCCGTCGTGGACGACGTGGACGAGATCCCAGCAACCGAAGGGGTTGTCAGCCCTGCATGA
- a CDS encoding DUF6528 family protein: MERRTFLRTLAAGAVAGPLLGTEIAGATPEGIGAAAANYYVATTEQTKNKVLVFPKNSAFSDANVHWSFSPGGGGWSNLSDVKVRNTEAQGWIALVAASGGKAGIVDITGEKHTELNDLKWSASPGGNPHAIERVPGNGSVIVASSGGKLTLYAPSSVANLGSLKAVQTVSYAGAHGVLWDPTYELLWVVGQNRVSHYAVMGSGRNTRLKYGVHLSLGSGNLGHDLQPDYTNKNKMLLTATKGVWELLTDGGNFRVRKISNETRVKSYVKHSSGEVVSIRGDNTEPKVWANKTVRFSASPDRTRTGAQFYKARIWTTAFQ, from the coding sequence ATGGAACGCAGGACGTTTCTGCGCACCCTGGCTGCGGGCGCGGTTGCCGGGCCACTGCTCGGTACCGAAATCGCCGGCGCCACACCTGAAGGTATCGGCGCCGCGGCGGCCAACTACTACGTCGCGACCACCGAGCAGACGAAGAACAAGGTCCTGGTATTCCCCAAGAACAGCGCGTTCTCGGACGCCAACGTGCACTGGAGCTTCAGCCCGGGTGGTGGTGGCTGGAGCAACCTGTCCGACGTCAAGGTCCGCAACACCGAGGCGCAAGGCTGGATCGCACTGGTCGCGGCCTCGGGCGGTAAGGCCGGCATCGTCGACATCACCGGCGAGAAGCACACCGAGCTCAACGACCTGAAGTGGAGCGCGTCGCCGGGCGGCAACCCGCACGCCATCGAGCGAGTGCCCGGCAACGGCTCGGTCATCGTCGCGAGCAGCGGCGGCAAGTTGACGCTGTACGCCCCAAGCTCTGTCGCCAACCTCGGCAGCCTCAAGGCCGTGCAAACCGTCAGCTACGCGGGCGCCCACGGAGTGCTGTGGGACCCGACGTACGAGCTGCTCTGGGTGGTCGGGCAGAACCGGGTCAGCCACTACGCGGTGATGGGCAGCGGGCGGAACACGCGGCTCAAGTACGGCGTGCATCTCAGTCTCGGCAGCGGCAACCTCGGGCATGACCTGCAGCCGGACTACACCAACAAGAACAAGATGCTGCTGACCGCGACCAAGGGCGTCTGGGAGTTGCTCACCGATGGCGGCAACTTCCGGGTGCGCAAGATCTCGAACGAGACCCGGGTCAAGTCGTACGTGAAGCACTCCTCCGGCGAGGTCGTCTCCATCCGCGGCGACAACACCGAGCCGAAGGTGTGGGCGAACAAGACCGTCCGCTTCTCCGCTTCCCCCGACCGCACCCGCACCGGCGCCCAGTTCTACAAGGCCCGAATCTGGACCACTGCCTTCCAGTAA
- a CDS encoding rhodanese-like domain-containing protein, whose product MPEIPAITIAELTDDVLADVFVLDVREEDEWARGHIAGAQHIPLGQLQERVGEVPKGERVVCVCAVGGRSGMATQFLNAEGRDVVNLDGGMYGWEAAGRPVKLP is encoded by the coding sequence ATGCCTGAGATTCCCGCGATCACTATTGCTGAGCTGACCGACGACGTGTTGGCTGACGTGTTTGTCCTGGATGTGCGCGAGGAGGACGAGTGGGCCCGCGGCCACATCGCCGGCGCCCAGCACATCCCGCTCGGCCAGTTGCAGGAGCGCGTGGGCGAGGTGCCGAAGGGCGAGCGGGTCGTCTGCGTTTGCGCGGTCGGCGGGCGGTCCGGGATGGCGACCCAGTTCCTCAACGCCGAGGGGCGTGACGTGGTCAACCTCGACGGCGGCATGTACGGCTGGGAGGCCGCCGGCCGTCCGGTCAAGCTGCCCTGA